Proteins from a single region of Kogia breviceps isolate mKogBre1 chromosome 5, mKogBre1 haplotype 1, whole genome shotgun sequence:
- the LOC131756917 gene encoding LOW QUALITY PROTEIN: large ribosomal subunit protein eL31-like (The sequence of the model RefSeq protein was modified relative to this genomic sequence to represent the inferred CDS: deleted 1 base in 1 codon; substituted 1 base at 1 genomic stop codon) — MAFGGEIKIIVSLPFQSRPGRTAPAKEDAKKKVWSAVNEVVTREYTTNIHQRMRGVGFKKRATRALREVQKFAMKEMGTPDERIDTRLNKAVXARGIRNVPAVRIRLRLSRKPNEGDDSPNKLYTLVTYVPVTTFKNLKTVNADEN; from the exons ATGGCTTTTGGGGGAG aaataaaaatcatcgTCTCGCTTCCTTTCCAGTCCCGGCCGGGCAGGACGGCTCCCGCAAAGGAGGATGCCAAGAAGAAGGTCTGGTCCGCCGTCAACGAGGTGGTGACCAGAGAATACACCACCAACATTCACCAGCGCATGCGTGGAGTGGGTTTCAAGAAGCGTGCCACTCGGGCACTCAGAGAAGTCCAGAAATTTGCCATGAAGGAGATGGGAACTCCAGATGAACGCATTGACACCAGGCTCAACAAAGCTGTCTGAGCCAGAGGAATAAGGAATGTCCCG GCCGTCCGTATCCGTTTGCGGTTGTCCAGAAAACCGAATGAAGGTGACGATTCACCAAACAAGCTCTATACGTTGGTTACCTATGTACCTGTCACCACTTTCAAAAATCTAAAGACAGTTAATGCGGATGAGAACTAA